One stretch of Gambusia affinis linkage group LG05, SWU_Gaff_1.0, whole genome shotgun sequence DNA includes these proteins:
- the LOC122831100 gene encoding uncharacterized protein LOC122831100, whose amino-acid sequence MADNFTALLFLLCSLTVALAESNVSCYRIEPGTIAGIIAADLLLTLIIVVVTYRCASFRRQKIDNADKVYMNVRANNPSDSPASYVWTPLSSLLAKIKTTAGVRILISPSTEKMPDALCIVGSMFGSEEGQQDCGTCYLINMGSVIGIIASDIILTVFLIISVFCFASHHRRRRERESHDGRRNLPLSASKKMTPEDTESPYQELHGVQSDIYNELRHFRK is encoded by the exons ATGGCTGACAACTTCACCGCTCTGCTGTTTCTTCTGTGCA gTCTGACTGTGGCCCTAGCAG AAAGCAACGTGTCTTGCTACAGAATTGAGCCAGGGACAATAGCAGGCATCATCGCTGCAGATTTGTTGCTGACTCTTATTATTGTGGTCGTCACCTACCGATGTGCCAGTTTCCGTCGTCAGAAAATAGATAACG CTGACAAGGTTTATATGAATGTTCGGGCCAAC AACCCTTCTGACTCTCCAGCATCTTATGTATGGACACCACTTAGCAGCCTTTTGGCAAAGATCAAAACAACAGCTGGTGTTCGGATTCTCATTTCCCCCTCAACTGAGAAGATGCCCGACGCTCTCTGTATTGTGGGCTCCATGTTCG GGTCAGAGGAAGGACAGCAAG aCTGTGGCACCTGCTACCTGATAAACATGGGCTCTGTGATTGGCATCATTGCCTCTGACATTATCTTAACCGTGTTCCTCATCATCTCCGTGTTCTGCTTCGCAAGTCATCACAGGAGAAGAAGGGAACGGGAGTCTCACGATG GTAGAAGAAATCTGCCCTTATCTGCCTCGAAGAAGATGACCCCAGAAGACACAGAATCTCCATACCAG gaATTACATGGAGTGCAGTCAGATATCTACAATGAACTTCGACACTTTAGGAAATGA